The following proteins are encoded in a genomic region of Brachypodium distachyon strain Bd21 chromosome 1, Brachypodium_distachyon_v3.0, whole genome shotgun sequence:
- the LOC112270534 gene encoding uncharacterized protein LOC112270534: MNYFPDRQHVRLRSLALGTYLHAAADGIEVRLHPDRASVNAAWTVHRYQSENAVMYLLLHSAAFGRYLSANNTRAPWGQRGYRVEQREFDEPEVDSIMWQVIRPGNFVLLRHFSGRLLRANGGRLFNWNRGVTVDKFENRGAMNRWVVEPIPPSQLYPGLPGPINEPLSSPQFTCLLFGREPPPVRVIRFQRANADGTFNDNEDGWSEFPFTGNSSYRLRYELTVRLDIVHFIMCVRAGRYARLTPMLANLPSGTGDNLYIVAFRSLSPGADELRYPDMEAV; the protein is encoded by the exons ATGAACTACTTCCCCGACCGGCAGCACGTGCGGCTGCGCAGCCTCGCGCTCGGCACGtacctccacgccgccgccgacgggaTCGAGGTCCGCCTCCACCCAGACCGGGCGTCGGTGAACGCGGCGTGGACGGTCCACCGGTACCAGAGCGAAAACGCCGTCATGTACCTGCTCCTGCACAGCGCCGCCTTCGGCCGCTACCTCTCCGCCAACAACACGCGGGCGCCATGGGGCCAGCGCGGCTACCGCGTCGAGCAGCGCGAGTTCGACGAGCCGGAGGTGGATTCCATCATGTGGCAGGTCATCAGGCCCGGGAACTTCGTCCTTCTCCGCCACTTcagcggccgcctcctccgcgccaACGGGGGACGACTCTTCAACTGGAACCGCGGCGTCACCGTCGACAAGTTCGAAAACAGGGGCGCGATGAATCGGTGGGTCGTGGAGCCCATCCCGCCCAGTCAGCTGTATCCTGGGTTACCAGGTCCGATCAAT GAACCCCTTTCCAGTCCCCAGTTCACGTGCTTACTGTTCGGGCGCGAGCCGCCACCGGTGCGGGTGATCCGGTTCCAGCGGGCGAACGCCGACGGGACGTTCAACGACAACGAGGACGGCTGGAGCGAGTTCCCGTTCACGGGCAACTCCAGCTACCGCCTGAGGTACGAGCTGACCGTCCGTCTGGACATCGTCCACTTCATCATGTGCGTCCGAGCTGGCCGCTACGCGCGGCTCACCCCGATGCTCGCCAACCTGCCAAGCGGCACCGGCGACAACCTCTACATAGTCGCCTTCCGCTCCCTGTCGCCAG GTGCAGATGAGCTGCGCTACCCGGACATGGAAGCGGTGTAG
- the LOC100846691 gene encoding PTI1-like tyrosine-protein kinase At3g15890, which yields MHPKLSRVARRILCCGRNASGDDLTDERNGSIRWVFSLRELRSATNSFNYDNKIGEGPLGSVYWGQVWEGSQIAVKKLKDARNGTEVEFASEVETLGRVRHKNLLSLRGYCADGAERVLVYDYMPNSSLFAHLHGTHSSECLLDWRRRTFIAIGAARALTYLHHHVTPPIIHGSIKTTNVLLDSDFQAHVGDFGLLRLISNEMDHDKIIGDNQRGYHAPEYIMFGKPTTGCDVYSFGIILLELTSGRKPVEKSGAQKLYGIRNWMLPLAKEGRYDEIADSKLNDKYSESELKRVVLIGLACTQREPEKRPTMLEVVSLLKGESKEMLSRLENEELFRPDSTASSLGMSTPEGSSDCILKSEQGLAEA from the exons ATGCACCCGAAGCTCTCGCGGGTCGCGCGCAGGATCCTCTGCTGCGGCAGGAACGCCTCCGGGGACGATTT GACCGACGAGCGGAACGGATCAATCAGGTGGGTGTTCTCGCTGAGGGAGCTTCGCTCGGCAACAAATAGCTTCAATTACGATAACAAGATTGGTGAAGGGCCACTTGGGAGCGTCTACTGGGGACAAGTTTGGGAAGGCTCTCAG ATTGCTGTTAAGAAGTTAAAGGATGCAAGAAATGGGACAGAAGTAGAATTTGCTTCAGAAGTCGAGACTTTGGGAAGAGTAAGGCACAAAAACCTCCTGAGTTTGCGTGGATATTGTGCTGATGGAGCTGAACGCGTTCTGGTGTATGACTATATGCCAAACTCGAGTCTTTTTGCACATCTCCATGGAACGCATTCTTCGGAGTGCCTTCTTGATTGGCGACGAAGAACATTTATTGCCATTGGTGCTGCCCGGGCACTCAC GTATCTTCACCACCACGTGACACCTCCTATAATCCATGGAAGCATCAAGACGACCAATGTGCTACTAGATTCAGATTTCCAGGCACACGTTGGTGACTTTGGTCTTCTGAGGCTCATTTCAAATGAAATGGATCATGACAAGATAATTGGTGACAACCAACGGGGTTATCATGCTCCTGAGTACATTATGTTTGGTAAGCCTACAACAGGTTGTGATGTCTACAGCTTTGGCATAATACTTTTGGAGCTTACTAGCGGGAGAAAGCCAGTAGAAAAATCAGGTGCTCAAAAATTGTATGGGATCCGAAACTGGATGCTCCCATTGGCGAAAGAGGGTAGATATGATGAAATCGCAGACTCCAAGCTCAACGACAAGTACTCTGAGTCTGAATTAAAAAGAGTGGTGCTCATTGGTCTAGCTTGCACGCAAAGAGAACCCGAAAAGCGACCAACAATGCTTGAAGTCGTGTCCTTGTTGAAAGGTGAATCGAAAGAGATGCTTTCGAGGCTTGAAAATGAAGAGTTGTTTAGGCCAGACTCCACAGCTAGTTCCCTTGGAATGTCGACTCCGGAAGGGAGCTCGGACTGCATTCTTAAGAGTGAGCAAGGGCTGGCTGAGGCATGA
- the LOC100843618 gene encoding F-box protein PP2-B1-like: MEIEGLPEELLTEVIARTSPQDACRAAAVSPPALRATADSDVVWSRFLPRDLPRLAENEIPSAPLSSKGLFQRLAVQPALLPGKLVSMRLDRVTGAKCYTLSARALNIAWGDTLRYWHWIHVDVDEYTRGKRFRMLLMGWITHSRRRWSALEGSESTRHVCLQARVNEDADAVAAGPPRYHILPLASWRAPNTDTTPGPREEDVLLPRMRADGWMEVELGSFYSEEGDDGEVSFNLREIEARTLKSGLIVWAIEISTTV, encoded by the exons ATGGAGATCGAGGGGCTTCCGGAGGAGCTCCTCACGGAGGTGATCGCCCGCACCTCGCCCCAGGacgcctgccgcgccgccgccgtctcccccCCGGCCCtccgcgccaccgccgactCCGACGTCGTCTGGTCCCGCTTCCTGCCCCGCGACCTCCCTCGGCTCGCCGAAAACGAGATCCCATCCGCACCGCTGTCCAGCAAGGGTCTCTTCCAACGGCTCGCCGTCCAGCCCGCCCTCCTCCCAGGCAAGCTCGTG AGCATGCGGCTGGACAGGGTAACCGGAGCCAAATGCTACACGCTTTCCGCTAGGGCGCTCAACATTGCCTGGGGAGATACACTCCGCTACTGGCACTGGATCCACGTCGACGTTGATGAGTACACAAGAGGGAAAAG GTTC CGGATGCTCCTTATGGGCTGGATCACCCATTCCAGGAGGCGTTGGTCAGCATTGGAGGGGAGCGAATCAACCCGGCATGTTTGCCTCCAGGCCCGTGTCAACGAGGATGCGGACGCTGTTGCAGCCGGGCCGCCTCGGTATCATATCTTGCCACTAGCTAGTTGGAGAGCTCCTAACACAGATACTACTCCTGGACCTAGAGAGGAGGACGTGTTGCTCCCTCGAATGAGGGCCGACGGTTGGATGGAGGTGGAGCTGGGTAGCTTCTACAGTGAGGAAGGTGATGATGGTGAGGTGTCCTTCAACTTGAGGGAGATCGAAGCAAGGACTTTGAAGAGTGGTCTTATTGTGTGGGCTATCGAGATTTCAACTACAGTATGA
- the LOC100843316 gene encoding putative F-box protein PP2-B12, whose translation MEIERLPEELLMEVISRTSPQDACRAAAVSQSLRAAADSDAVWSRFLPRDLPRLAENEIPSAPLSSKGLFQRLVALPALLPGELVSMRLDRATGAKCHTLSARALNISWGDTPYYWRWIHVDVDDYWFSEAAELLHVCWLEIRGRIPSKMLSKNTEYTARIVFKLTDDTRCLDHPFQDASVSVGGSESTRHVCLQARANEDVDAVAAGRLGINSFCHQLVGYLLARLLLGLDTRMAC comes from the exons ATGGAGATCGAGAGGCTGCCGGAGGAGCTCCTCATGGAGGTGATCTCCCGCACTTCGCCTCAGGacgcctgccgcgccgccgccgtctcccagtccctccgcgccgccgccgattccGACGCCGTCTGGTCCCGCTTCCTGCCCCGTGACCTCCCTCGGCTCGCCGAAAACGAGATCCCCTCCGCGCCGCTGTCCAGCAAGGGCCtcttccaacgcctcgtcgCCCTGCCCGCCCTTCTCCCAGGCGAACTCGTG AGCATGCGCCTGGACAGGGCAACCGGCGCCAAATGCCACACGCTTTCCGCGAGAGCGCTCAACATTTCCTGGGGAGATACCCCGTACTACTGGCGCTGGATCCACGTCGATGTCGACGATTACTG GTTCTCAGAGGCTGCTGAACTCCTGCATGTGTGTTGGTTGGAGATCCGTGGCAGGATACCGAGCAAGATGTTGTCTAAGAACACAGAGTACACGGCTCGCATCGTGTTCAAGCTAACAGACGATACACGTTGTCTGGATCACCCGTTCCAGGACGCGTCGGTCAGTGTTGGAGGGAGCGAATCAACCCGGCATGTTTGCCTCCAGGCCCGTGCCAACGAGGATGTAGATGCCGTTGCAGCGGGGCGCCTCGGTATCAATTCTTTTTGCCACCAGCTAGTTGGATATCTCCTAGCACGGTTACTCCTGGGCCTGGACACGAGGATGGCGTGCTGA
- the LOC100843011 gene encoding F-box protein PP2-B11-like encodes RLRAAADSDAVWSRFLPRDLPRLAENEIPSARLSSKGLFQRLAVQPALLPGKLVRMRLDRATGAKCYALCARSLHISWGETQEYWRWIHVDVDDCYTTRGERFSEATQLVGVYWLEIRGRIESKMLSKNTAYKARMVFKLGKEREKLN; translated from the exons cgcctccgcgccgccgccgactccgaCGCCGTCTGGTCCCGCTTCCTGCCCCGCGACCTCCCTCGGCTCGCCGAAAACGAGATCCCATCCGCGCGGCTGTCCAGCAAGGGCCTgttccagcgcctcgccgtccaGCCCGCCCTCCTCCCAGGCAAGCTCGTG AGGATGCGCCTGGACAGGGCAACCGGCGCCAAATGCTACGCGCTTTGCGCGAGGTCGCTCCACATTTCCTGGGGAGAGACACAGGAGTACTGGCGCTGGATACACGTCGATGTTGACGATTGCTACACTACGAGAGGAGAAAG GTTCTCAGAGGCTACTCAACTCGTGGGTGTTTATTGGTTGGAGATCCGTGGCAGGATAGAGAGCAAGATGCTGTCCAAGAACACGGCGTACAAGGCTCGCATGGTGTTCAAGCTaggaaaggaaagagaaaaactgAATTAG
- the LOC100844525 gene encoding jacalin-related lectin 3, with translation MAYYQRVGTVRRDTEETEHTFHMYMFQIGEGRPNGNERNVVTPQNNGSIMFGRIAAVDWTIRDGLDQNKANVVARGRGFVVGNSITTHGYFLSLDILFTDERLKGSSLKVLGSYENQTGNSHLAIVGGTGEFAYAQGTVSYKEASNTGAEIIREVHIRVFCRNIPKTPAATKEGPFGGNGGNAFDAPNPAQRIESVTIRSGAVIDSFGYSYTDLDGKQQTAGPWGGSGGNPGELNLFAPSEILKKVLGTTGEFQGATVVTSLTFVTNVKTYGPYGNANGTPFSYPERSSDEVVGFYGRNGSLLDAIGVYVRPSAAN, from the exons ATGGCCTATTACCAGCGCGTAGGAACTGTCAGGCGGGATACGGAGGAAACGGAGCATACATTCCACATGTACATGTTCCAGATAGGGGAAGGGCGCCCAAACGGCAACGAGAGAAACGTCGTTACACCCCAAAACAACGGCTCCATCATGTTTGGCCGCATCGCCGCTGTTGACTGGACCATACGCGATGGCCTTGACCAAAACAAGGCCAACGTTGTGGCCCGTGGACGAGGCTTTGTTGTCGGCAACAGCATCACCACCCATGGCTACTTCCTCTCTCTCGACATCCTCTTCACCGATGAGAG GCTCAAGGGGTCAAGCCTTAAGGTGCTCGGAAGTTACGAGAACCAGACCGGCAATTCACATTTGGCAATCGTCGGTGGGACCGGGGAATTTGCGTATGCACAAGGTACTGTCAGTTACAAAGAAGCATCTAATACAGGGGCAGAAATTATCAGGGAGGTCCATATCCGTGTCTTCTGCCGCAACATCCCAAAA ACTCCTGCTGCTACCAAGGAAGGACCGTTCGGTGGCAACGGAGGGAATGCTTTCGATGCCCCAAATCCAGCACAACGGATAGAGAGCGTGACGATTCGAAGCGGCGCTGTCATTGACTCTTTTGGGTATTCTTACACTGATCTGGATGGTAAGCAGCAGACCGCTGGTCCTTGGGGTGGCAGCGGTGGCAATCCGGGAGAACTG AACCTTTTTGCTCCATCAGAGATACTGAAGAAAGTTCTGGGAACAACCGGGGAATTTCAAGGAGCCACTGTCGTAACATCACTTACATTTGTCACCAACGTTAAGACATACGGGCCATATGGAAATGCAAATGGCACTCCATTTAGCTACCCGGAGAGGAGCAGTGACGAAGTTGTCGGCTTTTACGGACGCAATGGCTCACTTCTTGATGCGATCGGAGTCTACGTGCGCCCATCAGCTGCAAACTAG
- the LOC100843926 gene encoding uncharacterized protein LOC100843926: MTYHQQKGSVSRDIKETEHTLHMYMFQIGEGRPNGNEKSIVYPQNNKPPIMFGRVVAVDWAIRDGLDQNKASIVARGRGFVVGNSMTTHGYFLSLDILFTDERLKGSSLKVLGSYENQTDNSHLAVVGGTGEFAYAQGTVSYKEVSNTGAEIIREVHICVFSRNIPKQPTVTTPAATKEGPLGGNGGNAFDIPNPPQRIESVTIRRGDVIDSFAYSYIDQAGKRQTAGPWGGNGGNPGESILFAPSETLKKVIGTTGEFRGATVVTSLTFVTNVKTYGPYGKEYSVT; this comes from the exons ATGACCTATCACCAGCAAAAAGGAAGTGTTAGCCGGGACATAAAGGAAACAGAGCATACACTCCACATGTACATGTTCCAGATAGGGGAAGGACGCCCAAACGGCAACGAAAAAAGCATTGTTTATCCCCAGAATAACAAACCCCCGATCATGTTTGGTCGCGTCGTCGCTGTTGACTGGGCCATACGCGATGGCCTTGACCAAAACAAGGCCAGCATTGTGGCCCGTGGACGAGGCTTTGTTGTCGGCAACAGCATGACCACCCATGGTTACTTCCTCTCTCTCGACATTCTCTTCACCGATGAGAG GCTCAAGGGGTCAAGCCTTAAGGTGCTTGGAAGTTACGAGAATCAGACCGACAATTCACACTTGGCAGTCGTCGGCGGGACCGGGGAGTTTGCGTATGCACAAGGTACTGTGAGTTACAAAGAGGTATCTAATACAGGGGCAGAAATTATCAGGGAGGTCCATATCTGTGTCTTCAGCCGCAACATCCCAAAACAACCAACGGTAACG aCTCCTGCTGCTACCAAGGAAGGACCATTGGGTGGCAATGGAGGGAATGCTTTCGACATCCCAAATCCACCACAACGCATAGAGAGCGTGACTATTCGAAGAGGCGATGTCATTGATTCTTTTGCTTATTCTTACATTGACCAAGCTGGTAAGAGGCAGACCGCTGGTCCTTGGGGTGGCAATGGTGGCAATCCGGGAGAATCG ATTCTTTTTGCTCCATCAGAGACACTGAAGAAAGTTATTGGAACAACCGGTGAATTTCGAGGAGCCACCGTTGTAACATCACTTACCTTTGTCACCAATGTTAAGACATATGGACCATATGGAAAA GAATACTCAGTCACTTAA